In Dermacentor albipictus isolate Rhodes 1998 colony unplaced genomic scaffold, USDA_Dalb.pri_finalv2 scaffold_19, whole genome shotgun sequence, the sequence cgttgtgcgcttcCACGAGCTCTTCCTACGTGTAGTGAACTGCAATTTTGAGTAGTTTCACTGCGGAGGTGGAGGGGGACAGGCccagcgcagttttttttttgtgcgcgagCGTTTTTTTAAAAGGAATTAAAACGAGGATATTGGTAATGGTAAACGTTACGAAGAGATCAGAGGCAGAAATGGCGGAAGCAAGCACATGCGGACGCTTTCGTTCAACCTGCCAGTTTCAACTGTCGAAGAACGAAGGGGGTGCGAGAGGTGACATGAGGAATGGTTGCTCAGTAATTTCAACACTTCGTTTTCCATTTCGAACACGCCACTGGCACATTGAAAAGGCTGGTGCCTTATTGATTCAACCCTCATCCGGCTTCCGCCCCTGCGGAAGGGAACCTAACACGCGTCTTCGAGCTAAAAAGCAGAACGTCGCACTGAGACATCAAATGGGGTGTACGGGACACACGAGCAACCGTTCAAATTTGTTCTTTTTAATGAGACAGCGTTGAGGAGCTCGTAtcgtagaaaagccggtgtcgtcggcgtcggtggcgttgtcgGTGAGCGAAAAATTCCGAAatgcaattcataaataaaagcaacttgcaagatgggctgggtgggaatcgaaacaGGGTCGCCGGAgtctgagacggagacgctaccactcagccatgagttcgatggtacaaagcaggacaaaagcgcctctagtgaatgcgttgttgccttagaaatgtgccgtagaaagttatattgCGGTATCACGGTAATTATGGGCATTTAAATTACAgtagtcgcagttaaacgagtagctaAGTACGTTTCCCCTACATTTCTTCTACGTTTGGCGCACacgtagagccatcttgcggcaaacacagtagaccccctcctcgcaatgtacggcgcggAACCGACAGCTGGCGCACCCCACGTGCGCTTCTCTCCTTCGTCTCGTCAAttgcatgccgagcgaatgagtgggcggcgcgaacggcgtgcgataacgctatcgcattccactcttgtaaacgaagcttaagcgtcctgcaatttTTATCGAATGCGAATTATCTCCATATTTTGTAGAAATCTTGGTTCGCATAACCTGTTTCCACCACTCAAAGGCTCGGGTCTTTCAGGTTTAGCCGGGCTGCGGTGGACGTCTATCTATAGGGTCCGTGCATTCACGTTTATCATGCACCTTTCTTCAGGTATGTGAAGGGAAGGAAAGCGAGATGTTCAAGGGTATAATACGGAGCCCGTTTTTTTATTGTCACGGGTAGGTTGATTAACTGCAAGAGCTGAGCTATCGTAGCTTTTAAAGTTTGCTGAGATTTTTGTTACAGTTGAGGCCTAATTGTGCTTCCTGGACGAAAAGCCGTCCGAGGCGATGACAGACGGCTCGCCATCACTTGTGCCGGGCACCCCTCTTTGCACTTTGGCGCCCAGCGATATTTGTGCAACACTCATCACATCGATGTGGAGACGTCCGGCTCCTGCTTCTCCAACAGTATATCCATGGACTCGTGCAACAACTACACCATCGTGGAGGTGAAGCGATTGAAGAGCAAATGCCGCAAGACAACTAAGGACGTGAGTGAGCACGGCCCCAAAGGACCGCCTACTCGCAAGTTACAATGTTGCGTTTGTGCCTGAAAACAGATTCTCAAGACCTACCTTGGTTAATGTGGCTCTGAAAGGAGTTAATGAGGTAGCTTTCAACGCTAAGAAAAACGCAAGCGTTAATTACGATGTCGTCATTGACATCACCGATGAAGTATTGCAAGAGCTTCTGTCTTCAACAGTGAAGGCCATTGACGAGCTTCAAGCTTCTTTTCGAGGGACACACGATACCTGATCACGTCAAGGTGGGTTATGCGAGACACTCTGTGGGTCCCTACGTGCCCCAACCACTGTGATGTCGCAAGTCCCAAAAGCTTGGTCATGCCAGCGCTGCGTTCATATGTTAGACGGCATGACTTCACTTCGCAGGCAGCCACGACATGTCTTTATGCACGGTAGGAAAAAAATGAAGTGCTTGATTTACAACGGACCACACGAGGTAAATTTCAGAGATTGTCCTCAACAGAAAGAGAAGATAAAAATATTGAACCAAACGAGCAAGAGAAGTATGTCACACAAAGGTACAGCAGCGAAAGCGGAGCACCGGAGGAGACTATCGCGTCGTCGACATGAACAAGCTGCCGGTCCAACCGAGATCTCCGTGGCTCTCATCCCCCAGTTCCAGTGCAAGGTATTTGAATCGTCATCGGTGGGCCTCTCCAAGCCACATTGCTTCAAGCGAGCAGCACAAGCCTGGAATCGAATGTATGGGCACGCCTGCTGCCACGCACAGGGGCTTGGACTGTGAGCGCCAGGAACGGCAGTGCAACGAAAAATCACCACAGAGCTCTCGCATCAATGTCATGCTGCGACAAATATTCGACATCCTACAGCCGCTCCAGTCTGGTTTTAACATTCCAGCGGCTCCAAGAGCTGCAAACATCATGCAAGCTATAGACGTTCCCCTAACCACATTGCCGTATCCTCTACGGCTGTCCGCGAAGACGTGTGGGTTTCGCTGTGAAGTATGCATGTACCCGTAGCACAGCAACAGTATGCTGTGCAgctcccatcatcatcatcttcagcacACAACCGCCTTCCTTCCATTTCACATCCCAACTCTGTCATTCAGACAAAATCCTTCAGCAGTGgggagtagcagactagagccacttccctcaggccgacctcttcaTCTTTCCGTCATTGAAAATTGCCCCATGCTCCCTCCCGATTAAAATCTGTATCATCGGGATTTTCCGCCAGACCTGCATTAATTATTTATGGTGAAATAAACATATCCAACCTTATTTTGCTTCTCTATTTGTCCCTTTAAAACTGTCATGAAAGTCTGACACCAAAGTTCCAGCATGAAACGCGCCATTGAATGTCTCTCCGGTGCTCAATATACCAGCTTAGTAGCTCAAAGCGATAGTTTGAACGCTAATCACATTAACGTAGATATTTATCATTTTTCAATATGTGACCAACCCTCATGTAATGTACTGTTTAGGGACTTTTGACgcatactaaataaataaataaataaataaataaataaataattggtaGAGAGAAATACGGGCGCCAGCAGAAGACGAAGAGCAAAAAGGCGGTTGTTGATTATGGCTATTACTTTATTTCTTTacgttatttattttattaaaattCTTACCcatatttttattgcacttcaaaaTTACAGTTGTATAGTGCCACGCTCTACTATTCAAAACTACTTCTGCTTAATTTCTAAGCAtgcggaaaaccgcctgcttcttggccaatcccctatGGCGGGTATGCGCCGCTCTTTAGGATACAAGATAATACAAGACAAGACGGTCCTCGTTTATGGACAAAATTATTTTGTATCGCCCCAACGCTTTCGAATTTACGACTCTACCTGAAGCCACCACTTATGCCGCAGAATTTCGTCAGATCGCTCGCCCACTTACCGCGCAAACTCATGCCAGCCAGAAACATGGCCGTGACACAAGCTTGACTTTGCCTTCATATTCACCAGGAACGTTGGTATGGCTGCGTGTTCCTTCCTCTACTCCTGGCCTTTCCACACAGTTCAGCTCAAAATATTACGGCCCTTACCGGGTTCCACAGCAGACGTCCCCGGTCACGTCAATGAGTCTGTGGAGCCATCTGCGAACGAGCGGCATCGCGGACGCGAAACTGTTCGTGTCCGCCGACTGAAGCCGCACTACGACCCACCAGTGCTGCCTGTTCCCGAGGTCGCCAGGACGGCTCCTTTTTCGGCGGGGAGTGAATGCAGTGAGAAATATGGGCGCcagcagaagaggaagaagactgttgttgttggtggtggtgctCGCACTCGCCCCGCTCTGCCGTTGTCTGTAGCCCTAAACGCGtactataaaaaaataaataaataaataaataggttctgccgtatttttctttcattatttttctgtCTCATATGTTAAGGAAAATTCGAAGCAAGTAAAGCATGAAAGCGGTGCACATGAGATGCACTAGAAGATATTTTAAAATATTGTCAACATATTCTCTAAGTAGCATTGCCTTTCTGGAATGACAGCAACATCATTGTCTGATTACCAACATCTCTTGCGCACGGTCGTAATACATCGGCAGCAGAGGCGGAGACAATGATTGAATTCTGCCACGTATTACGTTCCCTGTATGTCGTCTCCTTTATTCTGGCTTCCAGCttgattatatttttttttacagattcctttctttttgcttctttaCGAATTAAACCTAAGCGGAAGAGCTGGTCAATTCAATGACAAAAAACGCCACCACGACTGTCGATGAAAGGACCGTACTTGTAAAATACTGTTCCCTCACGCTGCGACGCGCAAGCGTAAAAATACGAACATCGTTTAGAAAAGCCGGCCGGCATATATCAGTTGAGTCCGCGAAAGTGCCACTTTTCTACAAGTGGGTATAGAACTATCGTACCTCTGAGCGGATGTTCGTGACAATAAACACATTGCATTTTCGTATTCAGAAGCATATTCATAGCGATGCCCGTCGCCTGTGTGCGAGGATCACGCGCGAGtaaaagacgaagacgaagcgcCCTTCTCCGTTCGATGCTGCACGAGACGCTGCACGAGATCAACCAGCCAACCGAGCGAGCACGTCGGTGACGATGGCCCCTTCAGCCGCTCTGAAGTTCTCAACGCGTTCCCGGATGCCAAGGCACCCTCACGCAAGACGTCAACGGCGCATTAATCGGGTCCGCCGTCCGGTCTCACTAGGCATCCGACGTCGCGCTGGCGGGGCTGCGCAGCGGGCTTCGACCGACCAATTATCTGTCCGGCTGCCTGGGCGCCACAAGGACTGCAGCAGGTCCCCTCGCCGCGTCTTCCAGCGCAAGTGCCGCTATGACGCCATGTCGGGCTGCGCTGTGgggacagcagcagcacctggcAACTGCAGCCTCCTACCGTGCTTCTGCCTCCGGTACGAAAGGCTACGCGCCTGCAGAGCCCTGGCAAGTGATGTTTATTCATTCGCCGTGAGTGTATCTAGCTGCCCGGCCATCAGTATTATTTCATACACGCAGATAGCACGCTACGTCTCGAGATATCTTCATACTGAGTATAAGATGGGCCATGCTGCCTTTCTGTCCTTTATCAGTCTGGATTGAAAACCTCCTCACAATATTCATCAGTAAGAATGGAACGGTCTCTCCTGtatttttgtttattcattttaATGCTAACGTTGGAGTCCTCGCGTAGGCAATTGTAAGTGCGTTTTACAGATATAAGTTTTAGAAATATTAAATCACAAGAAACGTATATTCGAAGTGCCTCTGTGTGCACCCTTGTATCCATATTTTGTGCGTATATTTTGTCCACGCAGTGGCCGCTGTTCCACGTTTTTAATAAAGACTGAATAATAGTAGAAACAAAAATTTGATGAGGTAATAAGCAGTCATGGGAGCCCAGTAGCCATCCCGTCACTCTCTAGAGGTCCACGTCATGTGTTAGGTCCTAGAAaggacggggaggggggggggggtaaaaatTCCTATCGGGGGTGGCATCAAAAACGCTCGTGCAAGATGGATTCGGAGCACGGTAAATAACCGCGGCGGTAATATTATTACCAGAGTAGTGCGACTCATCATTGAATTGCAGTTCCGACAACTAACTCCCGCCCAacccacgcaaaaaaaaaagaaaagacgtggcgccctataacgtaaaacgttTCCAATACGTTTTTATTGCAAACTTCTGACGTCAAgtttgcgcaaccgccgacgcaagcatcacgCGGTGACTCGCGGCGCTGCCTGAAGAGCCCAATCAAACACTCctacttttctttgctttcgaaATGAATATCATTGTCTACGTTGAAGTGTGTTTCACTTGTAATTGGCtgcaggaggcgaggagcacgctcaagtggacagCGCTTCAATGGGACCGAGCCACCGCACTGGAAGaaataaccagatgaagagggtggtgtcggcgtttgtgattggtccgctttctcttgcttagcttgcagtggctggtcgaaaatcgcgacgtcgtgcaacggaagattaagaatgccgctaaaacgaatcctcagcaaagaagagttggaacAGCGCGATCGTTAACgtccgaaagtgctcgaaaacgttacacgaccacgcaaGCAGTTTATTATACGCGAAAAAAatcatgctctctggcaggtgcgagtagccagtgcctgaaggatcggcggcagccatcttttattcctttggcAACGGGGCaggctgcggctattcagaagaaaattcagacttgttcggcatattaatgcatctttaacacgtacgcgtcactttgacgcggtgagttcttgcggtttcttgacgccgcgtgacaagcaggtgaagagGGTGCAGCCCGAACAGTTTTGTCGAATAGCCGAGTGCTAATAGCGAAAAGTCGTCGAATCGGAAgttacaatttttcttttgttcgctcaaatcatgcataatcagtgtgtacacgtcatatgagatggggagcaatccgcggttttcgtgaagtcgcgtgacagacaggtgaagcgggggtggtccaaaaaagtgtttgaccgATCGCGGAGGACTGATTTCAGAATTGGATTAGAAATGTTTCggataattttacgttatagcacccctggtaGCTAACTGAATCATTTAGATGAACGACAAAATAATTTTGTGTAATTGGCTGTTTCATTATGCAGTTGCGCAAACTCACCAAACATAGAAGGCGACTTTATGCGGGCGGGGTTACCCAGCGGGCATCAACCGACCAGTTTTCTCTCCGGCTGCCCGGGTGCCACAAGGACTGTGGCAGGTCTCCTGGCCACGTCTGCCAGCGCAACTGCCACCATGACGCCATGTCGGGCTGCCCTCTGGGATCAGCAGGAGCAGCAGGCGGCAACTCCAGCATCCTGCCGTGCATCTGGCTCCGGCTCGAAAGTCCCTGCCCCTGCCGAGTGATGGCAAGTCGT encodes:
- the LOC139052166 gene encoding uncharacterized protein, producing the protein MAPSAALKFSTRSRMPRHPHARRQRRINRVRRPVSLGIRRRAGGAAQRASTDQLSVRLPGRHKDCSRSPRRVFQRKCRYDAMSGCAVGTAAAPGNCSLLPCFCLRYERLRACRALLRKLTKHRRRLYAGGVTQRASTDQFSLRLPGCHKDCGRSPGHVCQRNCHHDAMSGCPLGSAGAAGGNSSILPCIWLRLESPCPCRVMASRVSSFAISGSSCAAVKPGPPVRGRRWGRRLCCWARPAGATRSPEMALTTAPIVPLLSKPSPRWLPSKCPDLPACCPSATLRWLLDAGESHAAAPPRAALASPRALHAAAAAPPAIQYCRAGSRGLLVPQKDGHQPTSFLSGCPGATRTVAGLLATSASATATMTPCRAALWDQQEQQPATPASCRASGSGSKVPAPAE